One part of the Actinotignum schaalii genome encodes these proteins:
- a CDS encoding ATP-binding protein: protein MRLEPRDKPCYVTARNVYGGSYIRTGDGDRKLSAYEIDRLLENKTQPHWDTDLVEEAGLDSLDPDLLHAVLERERLNHPRIFGKLPDETAMEQLRIIGTGPDGQRHPTLAGLLCLGTYPQEFFPRLTVTYAVYPGSTKASSLSGQRHLDSGTLAGPIPALVADGVGVVAKNMRVGGVVRGAFRHDLVDYPLVAVREALTNALMHRDYSPVARGTQVQLNLYADRLEVINPGGLFGTVTIDSLGTTGLSSTRNQFLARLLESTPFEEGGFVAENRGSGYQEIMTQLEREMLPPARPVDRLDSFSLTFERRRMTPAEQGAAAGTSSRERVLDYLRTHASATSRELAGAAGISLGGTRAVLNTLVTEGQVQRTEPKTSPKQRYRLAQPGA, encoded by the coding sequence ATGCGCCTCGAGCCGCGCGATAAGCCCTGCTATGTCACCGCCCGCAATGTCTACGGCGGCTCCTATATCCGCACCGGCGATGGAGACCGCAAGCTTTCCGCCTACGAAATTGATCGCCTCCTGGAAAACAAAACACAACCGCATTGGGATACCGACCTGGTCGAAGAAGCCGGCCTCGATTCCCTAGACCCGGACCTCCTCCACGCGGTCCTGGAACGCGAACGCCTCAACCACCCGCGCATTTTCGGGAAACTCCCGGACGAAACCGCGATGGAACAACTGCGCATTATCGGCACCGGCCCGGACGGGCAGCGCCATCCCACCCTGGCTGGCTTGCTCTGCTTAGGCACGTATCCCCAAGAATTCTTCCCCCGCCTCACGGTCACCTACGCGGTGTACCCGGGCTCAACCAAAGCTTCGTCGCTTTCTGGGCAGCGGCATCTGGACTCGGGGACGCTGGCGGGTCCTATTCCCGCCCTGGTGGCCGACGGTGTCGGCGTCGTCGCAAAAAATATGCGTGTGGGTGGCGTGGTGCGCGGTGCTTTCCGACATGACCTGGTGGATTATCCGCTCGTTGCGGTGCGCGAGGCGCTCACGAATGCGCTTATGCATCGAGATTATTCTCCGGTGGCGCGCGGCACCCAGGTGCAGTTGAACCTTTACGCGGATCGTTTGGAAGTGATCAATCCGGGCGGGCTATTCGGCACGGTCACCATCGATTCCCTGGGCACAACCGGGCTGTCCTCCACGCGCAACCAATTCCTGGCGCGGCTGCTGGAATCTACGCCTTTCGAAGAGGGCGGTTTTGTGGCGGAAAACCGGGGAAGTGGCTACCAGGAAATCATGACCCAGCTGGAGCGAGAAATGCTTCCTCCGGCGCGGCCCGTCGACCGGCTGGATAGTTTCAGCCTCACCTTCGAGCGCCGCCGCATGACCCCCGCGGAGCAGGGTGCCGCGGCAGGAACGTCCTCGCGTGAGCGCGTTCTCGATTATCTGCGCACCCACGCCAGCGCTACCAGCCGCGAACTCGCCGGCGCTGCCGGGATTAGCCTGGGCGGTACCCGAGCCGTGCTCAATACCCTGGTCACCGAGGGGCAGGTGCAGCGCACCGAGCCTAAGACAAGTCCGAAGCAGCGTTACCGCCTCGCTCAACCCGGTGCTTAG
- a CDS encoding peptidylprolyl isomerase has product MEAIFHTSEGDIRVELFPNEAPETVANFTELARGEREWTNPATGQASTDPLYNGTIFHRVISGFMIQGGDPLGNGTGGPGYTFDDEIAPGLNFDAPYVLAMANAGTRFGKGTNGSQFFITVAPTPWLLGKHTIFGKVADEESVKVVDKIAAVPTGGNDRPLNDVVISSVEVID; this is encoded by the coding sequence ATGGAAGCAATTTTTCACACAAGCGAAGGCGATATTCGCGTCGAACTCTTCCCGAACGAAGCGCCCGAAACGGTCGCTAATTTCACCGAACTAGCTCGCGGTGAACGCGAATGGACCAATCCCGCCACCGGTCAGGCTTCGACCGATCCGCTGTACAACGGAACGATCTTCCACCGCGTGATCTCCGGTTTCATGATTCAGGGCGGGGATCCGCTCGGTAACGGCACCGGTGGTCCCGGTTATACGTTCGACGACGAAATCGCTCCCGGCCTCAACTTTGACGCCCCTTACGTGCTGGCCATGGCCAATGCCGGGACCCGCTTCGGCAAGGGCACCAACGGTTCGCAGTTCTTCATCACCGTGGCTCCCACCCCGTGGCTGCTCGGCAAGCACACCATCTTTGGGAAGGTTGCCGATGAGGAATCCGTCAAGGTTGTGGATAAGATCGCCGCGGTTCCCACCGGCGGGAATGATCGCCCGCTCAATGACGTGGTGATTTCCTCCGTCGAGGTTATTGACTAG
- a CDS encoding rhomboid family intramembrane serine protease, giving the protein MHNVPKKRRLQIRKPVPCVTITLIVVNVAVLLAQWLDARVGQVLIFAPGIAHEEPYRFISSTFMHAGFTHLLFNMYALWLIGSVLERMIGWWRFLGLYLLSAVAGNVMVLYTVSTDIDYYTGTVGASGAVFGIFAAMFVVLRRFGGSFTQMAVVIAINLAISFLPGTNISWQSHVGGLLMGALLMAIISRRRHVSRALTARDIAVLLLGAAFLVAAIFFGYR; this is encoded by the coding sequence GTGCACAACGTTCCCAAGAAGCGCCGTCTTCAGATCCGCAAACCCGTCCCCTGTGTCACCATCACGCTGATCGTGGTGAATGTGGCGGTTTTGCTGGCCCAATGGCTCGACGCCCGCGTGGGGCAAGTCCTCATTTTCGCCCCCGGCATCGCCCACGAGGAGCCCTACCGCTTCATCTCATCCACCTTCATGCACGCCGGTTTCACGCATCTGCTTTTCAATATGTATGCGCTGTGGCTGATCGGTTCGGTGCTCGAGCGCATGATCGGCTGGTGGCGTTTCCTCGGGTTGTACCTGCTCAGCGCGGTGGCCGGCAACGTCATGGTCCTCTACACCGTCTCCACCGACATCGACTACTACACCGGCACCGTCGGCGCATCCGGCGCCGTCTTCGGCATTTTCGCGGCGATGTTCGTGGTGCTGCGGCGCTTCGGCGGCAGCTTCACCCAAATGGCGGTGGTCATCGCCATCAACCTCGCGATCAGTTTCCTGCCCGGCACCAATATTTCCTGGCAGTCCCACGTGGGCGGGCTCCTCATGGGCGCGCTGCTCATGGCGATTATTTCGCGCCGGCGCCATGTCTCCCGCGCGCTCACCGCCCGCGATATTGCGGTCTTGCTGCTCGGCGCGGCATTCCTGGTGGCCGCGATTTTCTTCGGGTACCGGTAG
- a CDS encoding CAP domain-containing protein has product MRTTALMLAGTLLAPLAVHALPATTPNEPARLVCNAGMMSPDQLRACLAKAIQDRDAVVAELEAKGIDVAEARELAQEWAKADMERSTWEARYVPEKLAVENFDEIKKKYDDAVAKLAAAQRAFDQAQAEYDAATQPDPAAVAAAQRQMDSANAALEASKKEAQNRWNRGSLGFFEAMGDTVAVEAFSQKSTINDVPIPQYTKLGQPGDATNLDLMRESIQRVNKLNELRARHGLAPLKISSGLMAHAQLNANVNVHGGFFDHVGGFNYGENIAAMPSRDADPFILWYDKEKADYDRGVRDGSVGHYLNIIDPGYVTTGFAIADRDQLPYYFFGNTFARKGMIGDQFLPGYTTAEYLARLDGYIGSARENMTHGTPEARRAVVEAQDAFQRANAGKEDPAARAKLDAARSQLETARLVHVVVKPEYDGAVKAKKNLPETKKAWEKAVARFQEIDAKLAEAGDLITKLAKAEAEVLRAQERVNRTSTPVPVRPADTGNVFYVSNDWTSTQASSVFSYGRARDEVLVGDWNGDGTDTFAVRRGNMIYVKNSVDGGAADIAFSYGRVGDEILVGDFDGDGRDTFAVRRGNTFYVLNSLHSGNADQVINYGRYGDTVYAGDFNGDGIDTFAVRRGSTYFVKNHIASGIADHVFAYGRAGDATILGDFDGDGRDTFAVRRGNTIYVKNSLGAGNADSVLSYGRVSDELYVGDWDGNGTDTPAVRR; this is encoded by the coding sequence ATGCGCACAACAGCACTCATGTTGGCGGGAACGCTTCTCGCCCCGCTGGCAGTCCACGCCTTGCCGGCCACCACCCCGAACGAGCCAGCCCGGTTGGTCTGCAATGCGGGGATGATGTCACCGGACCAGCTGCGGGCTTGCCTGGCGAAAGCGATTCAAGATCGCGATGCGGTCGTCGCCGAATTGGAAGCCAAGGGAATTGACGTGGCCGAAGCGCGTGAGCTCGCGCAGGAATGGGCCAAGGCTGATATGGAGCGCAGCACCTGGGAAGCGCGCTATGTTCCAGAAAAGCTTGCGGTCGAAAACTTTGACGAGATCAAGAAGAAATACGATGACGCCGTTGCCAAACTAGCGGCAGCGCAGCGTGCATTTGACCAGGCCCAGGCAGAATACGATGCAGCTACCCAGCCCGATCCGGCGGCCGTGGCCGCGGCGCAACGGCAGATGGATAGCGCGAATGCTGCCCTCGAAGCCTCCAAGAAGGAAGCCCAGAACCGCTGGAATCGCGGATCGCTCGGATTCTTCGAGGCTATGGGGGATACTGTGGCTGTTGAGGCTTTCTCTCAAAAGAGCACTATCAACGATGTCCCGATCCCGCAATACACCAAGCTCGGGCAGCCTGGAGACGCTACCAATCTGGATCTCATGCGCGAATCGATTCAGCGCGTGAATAAGCTCAATGAGCTGCGGGCGCGCCACGGGCTGGCCCCGCTCAAGATTTCCTCCGGACTCATGGCCCATGCTCAGCTTAACGCCAATGTAAATGTGCACGGCGGCTTCTTCGATCACGTGGGTGGTTTCAATTACGGCGAGAATATCGCCGCCATGCCCAGCCGTGATGCAGATCCGTTCATACTGTGGTACGACAAGGAAAAAGCGGATTATGACCGAGGCGTCCGAGACGGTAGCGTGGGGCACTACCTCAATATCATTGATCCGGGTTATGTGACCACTGGCTTTGCTATCGCTGATCGTGATCAATTGCCGTACTACTTCTTTGGAAACACATTCGCGCGCAAGGGCATGATTGGCGACCAGTTCCTGCCCGGATACACCACTGCGGAGTACTTGGCTCGCCTGGACGGATACATCGGCAGCGCGCGGGAAAATATGACCCACGGGACCCCGGAGGCACGCCGCGCGGTGGTGGAAGCACAGGATGCTTTCCAGCGCGCGAACGCCGGCAAGGAAGACCCGGCCGCGCGAGCCAAGCTCGATGCCGCTCGTTCTCAACTTGAAACTGCTCGCCTCGTCCATGTTGTTGTGAAGCCCGAATATGATGGCGCGGTCAAGGCAAAGAAGAATCTCCCGGAAACCAAGAAGGCCTGGGAAAAAGCTGTGGCGCGTTTCCAAGAGATTGACGCCAAACTTGCCGAAGCCGGTGATCTCATCACCAAGCTCGCCAAGGCCGAAGCTGAGGTGCTGCGCGCTCAGGAGCGGGTGAACCGAACCAGTACCCCGGTTCCGGTGCGTCCGGCGGATACTGGCAACGTCTTCTACGTATCGAATGACTGGACATCCACGCAGGCATCCTCGGTGTTCTCCTACGGCCGGGCGCGCGATGAAGTGCTCGTCGGCGACTGGAACGGGGATGGCACGGATACCTTCGCGGTGCGCCGCGGGAACATGATCTACGTGAAGAACTCCGTGGATGGCGGCGCCGCTGATATTGCCTTCAGCTACGGGCGCGTGGGCGATGAGATCCTCGTGGGTGATTTCGACGGCGATGGTCGCGATACCTTCGCGGTGCGGCGGGGTAATACCTTCTACGTCCTCAATTCCCTCCACAGCGGGAACGCGGATCAGGTTATTAACTACGGCCGCTACGGAGACACCGTGTACGCCGGCGATTTCAACGGTGACGGCATCGATACCTTCGCCGTGCGCCGCGGGAGCACCTACTTCGTGAAGAACCACATCGCTTCGGGAATCGCGGACCATGTATTCGCCTACGGGCGTGCTGGCGATGCCACCATCCTGGGTGATTTCGATGGTGATGGCCGCGATACCTTCGCGGTGCGCCGCGGCAACACCATTTACGTCAAGAACTCGCTGGGTGCCGGGAACGCCGATTCCGTTCTCAGCTACGGGCGCGTGAGCGACGAACTGTACGTGGGTGATTGGGACGGCAACGGAACCGATACCCCGGCGGTGCGGCGCTAA